A single genomic interval of Prunus dulcis chromosome 5, ALMONDv2, whole genome shotgun sequence harbors:
- the LOC117628164 gene encoding uncharacterized protein LOC117628164 codes for MADWGPVVIAVVLFVVLTPGLLFQIPGKGRVVEFGNMQTSGASIVVHAVIYFGLITIFLIAIGVHIYAG; via the coding sequence ATGGCAGATTGGGGTCCTGTGGTGATCGCAGTGGTGCTGTTTGTGGTATTGACACCGGGGCTTTTGTTTCAGATACCCGGAAAGGGGAGGGTGGTGGAGTTTGGGAACATGCAGACCAGTGGCGCTTCTATTGTGGTTCATGCCGTCATCTACTTTGGCCTCATCACCATCTTCCTCATTGCCATCGGTGTTCACATCTATGCTGGCTGA